The genome window TAAGGAGAGATTCAATTTCACTCAACAAGGGTCCAATCTATTATTGATGGAAGCCACAAGTCAACAACAGGCAACACATTCCCTCAATAATCCATCAAGGATCACATCAATGTGTTCATGAGGTAGCACAGGAAAACCTATGAAGATCAAGGAATCAATCAGAGCCTTGATCCACAAGAATTAAGAAACAGTGGGCGAGCCTGTCTTTATTCTTGGCAATTCAGATCCAAACTGATGAACCTTAGCACAAGTTTggaatttgaagaaattgtgTATCAGTGTATTTCATCCCAAAGCTACCAGCCTACCACAAGGGTGCAACGAACTACACTAGTGAGAAATGACTCTAAAAGTGAAGAAAGGAGCCCCAAGAACAGGATCTGATCCCCATTACTTCCATTGCATATTTGATTCCACTACAGTCACGATCAACATCAGAAAGGAAACACAAAGGTATTTTTGGATTCACTAGGAATCTGTGAAGTCTGTCTCCTTAGATCATAGCTTCTACTTGTTTCCTTTTTCATCAAGTTTCAGAGACAAAATGAGAAGCAACCAAGTGATGATTGAGTTAGGGTCACTGAAATTGAAGTAAGGATTGGGCAAGTTAGGCATGACCAGGATGAACTCAAGGTCATGTGATCCATGCAAGAATTGAATAATTGAGAGTGAGAAAACAAGAACAGCATGAGAAATTGAGAGAAAGTTTCAGTGGTCTGtcatttcatttcataaaaTCAACCCTGAGAAGGGttattgtatttatattttatacatatcaAATGTGACAGATCCTACTGAGTCTGATGAAACACAGATCTCTTTTAAAGATTGTGTTAACAACTGCTAGCAGAAATCTAGATTGAGGaaagttttattattaaaatagtgAAGAaatcattcaaagttcaaacgCTAATTAATTTAAGACAACTACATTCAAAAGTGAAAATGAGGCTTGATATCAAGAAGTAAACAATTACCTGTTGAACCCTTTTTAGCAAATTTCAATAGGCGGaccaaaattaacaattaacaataaACTACAAAATGACAGAAAACAGTCCGACAAATCAGTAAAAGAATTAAGAATAAACCTTACATAGTCTGAAAGATATTTAAAATGGTCTCTGTGGGGCTTTCTTCCCAAAGATGGCCTCCCAAACAGAGGGTGAAAATGGTGCTTTCTTGTCCAAAAACTGTCCAACAGCTTTCTCATTAACAACAAAACCCTTTTCTGTTAATGTTTTGATAGCACTCTTAGCTTCTTCGACACCTTTTTCATTGCAGAAACCATCCACTAGGCCAACAAAAGCTGTCACATTTGGAGAATGACCTGCTTCTAACATCTCCACACAAAATTCAAAAGCATCATGTAATCTATTACACTTATAGAGTCCTTGTATAAGGACTGTGTAACTGAAAGCATTGGGTGAAATACCACTACTCtgcattttcctgaaaatcctTTTGGCGTCATCAGCCTTGTGGGCCTTTGTGTATCCCTCCACTACCGCTGTGTATATGACAATCTCTGGAATGGTTCCCTTCTCCCGAATCAAACCAAAAAGTTTCAAAGCTTCTTGAACCAAACCATCTTTACATAAACCATCGAGCATAGCAACAGCATTGGGGATAAGGCCAGTCTCCTTCATCTTCTTGAAGATCTCGTTGGCATCTTGGGGCATAGACTCTTGAGCCGGTTGATTGGGATTTGACCTCTTTGCTTCTTCAGATTGCTTGCTTGCTGCAACCTCTGACAGATTAACTGTTTTATCATCAAAACCAAGCTTAAATTTATCAAGGAAACTGCCTCCTGATTTGCCAACATCCCTATTCGTTTCTGCCACATTTGTTGTGCCCTGAAATGCAAGATCAATTTGggaagatttatttattttgtccaATTCATCAGGCCCACCATGGTTGTCATCAAATCTCGGAGGGAAGGAATGGGAACCTCTATCATATTCTCGGAAACGTGGAGGAGGCTGATTAATTGGCTTCTTACCTCTCAAAGGCCTACTTGGAATTGGTTCTGACAAAGACTGTTCAACATTGTATGACTCCTGGGTTCGGTTGCTACCATTGTCTTTAAAACTTGAGTCTGACTGTTCACGGAAAAAGTCATCAGATTCTCCAACAGGTTGTTTGCTTCTGCCACTGCGATCATCGGTAAAGCTAAAATGGCGCACAGTCTCAAGCCACGGAGGCAGATATTGTTTGGAATATAAAAGGGAAACTAGTTTTTCAATTCGAGAGGAGGATACAAGTTTATGAACCCCTCCTCGAGATGCTGCCATGTGAACCTGTTCATAAGTTGCACCAAGCATATAATCAACAACACCCCCAAATCAAAGAATAAACAGAGCAAAAGGAAAGGCGTGATGATGGATAGTGAGATAAccaaatgttaaataataaagtaacaAATCAATCAGATTATAGTGGGGAAAAGAATGAAGAGAAATTATCATCATAAAGTCCTGGTAATTTACCATCTGTTTTGTATTCACCATGCAGCTCTCTGCAACTAGTGCTAGAATTAAATCAAAGCCACTCTCAAAATCCACAACCTACctaaattgaatgaaaaatagtaataaatcaTCCAATAGACGCAACaatgaaagagaaacaaaaccAAAGCAATTTAAATGCtagaaatgaaacaaaaatagagtaaaattgTAAAGTGTAGAAatgtaaaattcattttcggTAGCGTTTTCTCTTACCCTAACTAACACGAAACAAAGGGTGAAAGTAGCAATTCATATGCGAAAATAATGGCAGCAAATTGAGAGTGTGCAAGAAATATTTTACCGAGTCGCGCGATAATTGACCTCTGAGGAAGTGTATTGGTGAGTGGTGAGTGGTGAGTGGTGAGTGAGTGTGACGAAGTCTAAGGTGGAAAATGCAACTCTGCATAATACCCTAACACACcgagaaggagaaggaagacCCTGTCGATGGACTACTGGGCCTGGGCCTAACATTCTTGGTGTTGGATAAAacgaaagttttaaattttatagtttatcaaatttgaatacttattttagaaatgtgtttgattgtattttttgttt of Glycine soja cultivar W05 chromosome 1, ASM419377v2, whole genome shotgun sequence contains these proteins:
- the LOC114420759 gene encoding pentatricopeptide repeat-containing protein At4g38150-like isoform X3, which codes for MVNTKQMVHMAASRGGVHKLVSSSRIEKLVSLLYSKQYLPPWLETVRHFSFTDDRSGRSKQPVGESDDFFREQSDSSFKDNGSNRTQESYNVEQSLSEPIPSRPLRGKKPINQPPPRFREYDRGSHSFPPRFDDNHGGPDELDKINKSSQIDLAFQGTTNVAETNRDVGKSGGSFLDKFKLGFDDKTVNLSEVAASKQSEEAKRSNPNQPAQESMPQDANEIFKKMKETGLIPNAVAMLDGLCKDGLVQEALKLFGLIREKGTIPEIVIYTAVVEGYTKAHKADDAKRIFRKMQSSGISPNAFSYTVLIQGLYKCNRLHDAFEFCVEMLEAGHSPNVTAFVGLVDGFCNEKGVEEAKSAIKTLTEKGFVVNEKAVGQFLDKKAPFSPSVWEAIFGKKAPQRPF
- the LOC114420759 gene encoding pentatricopeptide repeat-containing protein At4g38150-like isoform X1, producing the protein MQSCIFHLRLRHTHSPLTTHHSPIHFLRGQLSRDSVVDFESGFDLILALVAESCMVNTKQMVHMAASRGGVHKLVSSSRIEKLVSLLYSKQYLPPWLETVRHFSFTDDRSGRSKQPVGESDDFFREQSDSSFKDNGSNRTQESYNVEQSLSEPIPSRPLRGKKPINQPPPRFREYDRGSHSFPPRFDDNHGGPDELDKINKSSQIDLAFQGTTNVAETNRDVGKSGGSFLDKFKLGFDDKTVNLSEVAASKQSEEAKRSNPNQPAQESMPQDANEIFKKMKETGLIPNAVAMLDGLCKDGLVQEALKLFGLIREKGTIPEIVIYTAVVEGYTKAHKADDAKRIFRKMQSSGISPNAFSYTVLIQGLYKCNRLHDAFEFCVEMLEAGHSPNVTAFVGLVDGFCNEKGVEEAKSAIKTLTEKGFVVNEKAVGQFLDKKAPFSPSVWEAIFGKKAPQRPF
- the LOC114420759 gene encoding pentatricopeptide repeat-containing protein At4g38150-like isoform X2; its protein translation is MQSCIFHLRLRHTHSPLTTHHSPIHFLRGQLSRDSVHMAASRGGVHKLVSSSRIEKLVSLLYSKQYLPPWLETVRHFSFTDDRSGRSKQPVGESDDFFREQSDSSFKDNGSNRTQESYNVEQSLSEPIPSRPLRGKKPINQPPPRFREYDRGSHSFPPRFDDNHGGPDELDKINKSSQIDLAFQGTTNVAETNRDVGKSGGSFLDKFKLGFDDKTVNLSEVAASKQSEEAKRSNPNQPAQESMPQDANEIFKKMKETGLIPNAVAMLDGLCKDGLVQEALKLFGLIREKGTIPEIVIYTAVVEGYTKAHKADDAKRIFRKMQSSGISPNAFSYTVLIQGLYKCNRLHDAFEFCVEMLEAGHSPNVTAFVGLVDGFCNEKGVEEAKSAIKTLTEKGFVVNEKAVGQFLDKKAPFSPSVWEAIFGKKAPQRPF